DNA sequence from the Sediminibacillus dalangtanensis genome:
AGCCGTTCACTTAACAAGACGGCATACGTAGCTATAAAGAATGGAGCGATGATCAACAAAACCAAAACCCAATGATTGAATTCTTCCATGTAAGTACCCAAAACAGACAAACTTTCTGCTTCATTACTCACATCTGAGTTGATGACAGGCTCAGGTCCGCTTAAGCCCTCATACATAACAAACTGATTCTGATCATTAACTTCATACTTTAAATACGCAAAATCAAACGCAACGTAATAAATTCCCACCAATAGCAGCAAACTGACAAAAAAAGTAAGAAACCACCGAGACCTCTTCGTTTTCACACCCATCCCCCTTTTCGATTGCTGACTCCCCATTAATGCACCGACTTCATCACTGCCAATTATTTCAAAATTCTAATCATTACTCAAGGTTTTTTCGCATTTTAATTGTTAGGGAACAAAAGAGCAGGGCTGCGGGGGAGTTGAACCATCATCCGAAAGTCAGGATGTCCATCGCAGGAAGCTTAGGTGAGTTCTCCATTTGCACTTGAGCATGCCCTAGCAATACAAAAAAGCAGTTGGCCCGTTTCAACGGAACCAACCACTTCCTCTTTTTACCCTTCCTCGGTATGCATCCACGTTTTCCCGTCCGTATTGTTTTGCGTGATTTCCTGCTCGGCGGTGAGTGGATGGTTTTTGGTCAGCTCTTCGTTCTGTCCCGGATGCTGTTCGAACTCGCTAGCAATGACATCATTCAGGACTGCCGAGCTGTCTGTTTCGGTTTTGACATTGTTCATTTCCTTGCGCAGTTGTTTGTCGTTTTTCATATAGGACCTCCAGTAAATAACGCTTTGTTATTTATTCTTCCAGATTTCCTACCTAGTATGAATGTTACTTAAAAAAAGCGCGGTTTTAACTTTTAGCAGGAAAGTTCTCTTCAATTTGTTCTTGAAGGATTTCCATTCCCTTAGGACTCAACACAATGCCACTTGGCAGTACGATATTGTCCTCGCTGATTTCCCCAGTTATCATACATTGCTTGCGCGGCTTGTATTTTTGCAGGACGATTTTATCCTCATCGACAAAAATTTCAACAGGATCCTTTTCTTCAATTTCTAAATTCCTGCGAACTTCCATCGGGATCACAATACGGCCCAATTGATCCAATTTCCTTACTACACCGGTACTTTTCACTTTGTTCTCCCCTTTATGAAAATAATAATAAAATTATTCAATATGCTAGCCTAAAACTATATAATCATTGTAACAAGTCAGAGCAGAGTTCAACGAATACTTTGTTTTTGTGCAGAATTTTTTAATCTAACTTTTGGTTAAATAGGATTACCATTAACCTAATAAAGCAAAAACTCCTCAAAATCGGTTTCGGCAGATTTTTTAAACCGACGCTGCTTTTGGACAATCCATAAATCACGCATGATACTGAAATCTTTCACAGTTACTTCACGCAAAGCTTTATATTTCAATTCTTTTGTCACCGTCAAACGTGGAAGGATGCTGACACCCAAGTCTGCCTCCACTGCACTCTTAATCGATTGCATGCTGCCGAGTTCCATTGCATGCTGGATCCCCTCCAGCACCCCTCGGTCATCCAAAGCATTTTCGACAATTAAACGTGTACCTGAGTCTTTTTCACGCCATATCATCTTCTCTTCAACAAGCTCTTGAACGTCAATATAATCGCGTGTAGCCCATCGATGATTGTGGGCAGTGACAAGAATCAGCTCATCATCGGCAAACTTCCGAACTTTAAAATTGTCGTTGTCAACCGTACTTTCTACCAAGGCTATATCGACTTCGTTTTCTTCCAATTTCGCCAAAATATACGGTGTATTGCCGATGGATAAACTAAATTTTATTTCCTCATGTTGCTTTTTGAAATTCCCTAGCAATCCAGGCAGTAGATACTCGCCAATTGTCAAACTGGCCCCGACCTTGAGTACGGACGCTTGTACGCCAATCAATTCCTGCATCGCTTCATAGGAAATATTGTCGAGTTCCACTATTTCTTTTGCGTAGCCATACAACGTTTTTCCAGCATCCGATAACAGAAGTTTTCCATCCGTCCTGTCAAACAGCAATGTTCCATAACGATTTTCCAGCTGACGAATCTGCCTGGTCACAGCCGGCTGGGTCACATAACTCGACCGAGCCGCTTGGCTTATGCTCCCTTCATCGACTACACGGCAAAACATCCGTAAGCTTTCTATATTCACAACGCACCACCTTGCCGATCTTCTTCGTTGATTTTGCAGCGTTTGGCTACAAGCACTTCATGCATCACGCACGCACCGGAACCCCATGTTTCCGGTCGAACTGTCGATGGTATTGGAACTGCGGGCTGCTACTCTATATCGGTTGCAATAAGAATGATGACAAAGATAGGAACCGCCGCGCATCACCTTGGAAGTTCCTTTGGAAGGCCCGGTCGGATTTACTAGCTGCTCCATATCTCTACTTCGATCAAACCAGTCGGCACACCATTCCCAAACATTCCCTGATACATTGTATAAGCCGAATCCATTGGCAGGAAAAGACTTTGCCGGCGCAGTTCCCACGTAGCCATCATCCGCGGTGTTCTCTTTTGGAAAATCACCCTGCCAAATATTGCATCGATATTCTCTATTCGGCGTCAGTTCATCTCCCCACGGGAACCGCTTCTGCTCCAGGCCCCCGCGAGCTGCAAATTCCCACTCGGCTTCGGTCGGCAGCCGTTTCCCGGCCCATTGGCAAAACGCTTCCGCGTCATTCCAGGAAACATGAATCACCGGGTGATCCATTCGGTCTTCAATCGAAGAATCCGGCCCTTCCGGCTGGTACCAATAAGCCCCCTCCACAGCAAACCACCATGGTGTGGAAGGAAGCTGTTGAATGGCCATGGATGGTTTTTCGGGCAAAAATTTATAAAATACGAACGACCAACCGTATTTCTCTGCTTCGGTCTGGTAACCTGTTTCCTTCACAAACGCATCAAATTCTTCGTTGGTGACTGTATAACTGTCCATGTAAAAAGGAGATACTTCCACTTTTCTTACTGGTCCTTCTCCATCGGTTTTAAAACCTTCCTCATCATCTGTTCCCATCAAGTATTCACCGCCGGGAACATAGATCATTTTCTCCTGATACCGCACTTGTGCTCCTGCACTTACAATTGATTTAGTGCCTTCTTCTTTATTTTGAAAAGACTCATGGATTTCCGTTCTACTTCCGGCACAACAAGAACAAGTATGATGATTAGGTGTCTCTTTTGCCATTAGCGCACATCCTTTAAATAGAAATCGCATCCCCAAATCAGAGTGTTTTTTTGCCATATTCCTGTCAGATAACGTTTCCTTCCTTTATTCTATCATCTGTAGGAAGAATTGCATCAATACAAACTGGTTATACCCTATAAAATATAGTGAATAGACAAGTGATCTCCTATCTGAAAGAATTTAAGTAGTTACTTTACATAAGGAGGCACTTACTATTTTGGACATCATGACAGGATTATTGCTGCTTTGCATCGGGATAATCGCCGGGGGTTACGGGACTATCGTAGGAGCAGGGGGAGGATTCATTTTTGTACCTGCGTTATTGCTGCTCTTTCACATGGATCCAGCGGTTGCTTCAGCGTCAGGGTTGGTAATCGTTTTGATCAATTCCCTATCAGGCGTGCTAGGTTATGCAAAGCAAGAAAAAATTATATATAAAACAGGACTGACTATAGGAATGAGCGCATTACCGGGTTCCCTGGCCGGAGTTTGGCTATTGCAGCATTTTTCTTCGCAATATTTTTACGTCGTTTTCGCAACCACCCTGGTTGCACTCGGGCTATTTTTATTTAGCAAGAACACACCTTTCCCAAGAAAAGGCGTCATAAATAAAGATGGCAAGAAAGCTTATCAGGAAGCTGGCCCCACTCTAGAAAAGGATGCAAGTGTGACACAAGCAGCAAGCATATCTAACGCCCAAAACACCGGTGCATCATCCGGTTGGTTCATACCGCTTGGATTAGTAATGGGTATTCTTTCAAGCTATCTGGGAATCGGCGGCGGCTGGTTATTGGTGCCGATTTTGATTTATATTTTCAATGTCTCTACTCATTTCGCAACAGCCACCTCGCTTTTTTCCTTATGTTTATACTCATCAGTCGGTGTGATTTCCCAGTTTTTTTACGGGAATATTGACTGGATGACGGTATTTTGGGGCGGCGCAGGTGTCATTGCCGGTGCCCAGCTTGGCGTTTTGTTGTCCCAGCGGATACCGGGACGCATCATTATGCAAATGCTCTCTATATTGCTAGTGGTGATAGGGGTTAGGATGTATTTTAGTTAATGAAGTATTCCCACGATAAATAATCACTTTAAAGGTATCCTATATTAGTACTGGGGGATTTTGTTAGTTCACTTTGACCAAAGTAGTAAAAAAGATGCCAACAGTACATCAAGCTGGACTATTATTCATAATTGCCGGTTTATCTTTTAAACTGAAAAGTAACTCCCCTTAGTTGGATTTATAATTATTATTCCTGCACCTTTTCCATGTACTCTTTCCGTATTTGGGAAAGGGATTTTCCAGACTCCTTATGCACCGCAAATACGTAAGTTTGGATACTTGACCAACCGAAAAGGTTTTTTAACCATTGCTGCATGGAAATTTCTTTTCCATTTACTTCTACATTTCCATTTGCTTGCAAAACTCCTTCGTCATCACGACCTTTAGCTGCTATAATATCACCTGGCTTTACTACACCCCAGTCAATCATCTCCCCGATTTTTGGAAGAGTTCTTCTGTTTATTCCTTTTTTGTGCATTCTACGGTTCAGTGAATTATCCAAAAAATTCACATAATAATCTTGATATGTATTCAGTGGCAAAACTTTTTCAATATCAATATACACTTCACCATTAATATCGTATGGAATTAATTTAAAACAACTTATATCTACGTTATTACTATTCAACCAAGCAACCGCTGACAGCGTCTGCTCATCATAATCGGAAGCAGCGAGTATAATTGTTTGGTTTTTATTAAAATTGTTCTCCGCACCATTTTCCCGCAAGAACTCCGTTAACTTACGTGTCCCCAATTCAGCGCTAGTCAAGTATCCTCCTTCAAATTCTGACCGATATTTCTCTATGTAAGGTGAATATACTTTGTTCACTAAATCTTCAATATCTTCAATCGTCGCATAGCTAGCAGCATATCGAATTGCCTGAAATTCAAATGCTTCTTTTCTCGTTTCGATATCTTTTCGGTCTCGCTTAATCTCTATTAATACAATATTTCCTTTGTTATCTATTGCTGTGAGATCGCTGGTTCCTAGTTGTGCATTTCTAACTTGTTTCCCAACAATAAGCATAGATTCTTCTTCATCACAAATGATTTCGATGTTCTTTCTTAACAATTCTTCAATGTCACTTTCTTTAAAATTGAGTTCAGAAAAGGTGGTTTCTCCAATTTTAATCACTTTATCAGAAGTCACATGGTACATTTTAATCCTCCTAAAAAAACCTATTGGTAAATCATTTTAACATGAGCAAAATCGATATAAAAATTGTATTCCATGCTGCTTCAGAGAAAATGAAGTTGGCAGCTTGAGCCAAAAATTATAGTGCATACTGACCAAAATAGTGAGAGCAAGAATAAACTAACGCGTTATCCTGGAAAATGTTTCTACCAATCTACCATGTTTAAAAAACCGAGAATAAGAGAATAATAATAACAAACAACAAAACGATTAGGAGGGAAACAACATGCATCAAAGAAAGAAAGTAAAATTAGACCAATTCATCAGAGAGGACAGATTTGAATTAGAATCTTATGTTTCACAACTAATTAAACACCATTCAAATGATGCTCCTACTCGTTCACATGACAATGCAATGGCTCGATAACTCGATTTATTACTTATTCACTAAAGAAGCACAACTCAACATATATGGTAGACGGGAAAGGTTGACTGATTGACAGTCGACCTTTTATTTATGTCTCTCCTGAAAGTGAACATCTCAATTGTCTATTTTTTAAAATGCTATTTCCCCATCCCTTTACTCCATTGCTTGATCCGATTTTATATCCGACTATTACGTCAAAAAGTGCCCCATAACCCTACTTTTTACTCTGTTATTTTGTTTACCGAACTTTTACATTAAAGACACAACCAGCTTTAAACTAGTTTGCTAGTTTGAAAGTGTCCTACAAATTAAAAGGAGGTATTCCTATGTGGAAAAAAGTACTACTTGCTGTCTTGCTTTCCACGTCTCTCTTCAGTACATCGGTTTTCGCCGCACCTTCCGAAAATGACCATTTCAAAAACAGGTACAAGCATGTCCAACTCCTGGGAATCAATGATTTCCACGGTCAGTTAGACGTTTACCGTGACATTGCCGGGAGACAAGCAGGCGGGGCAGAATATCTGGCAGCTTACCTTAAAAAGTATGAACAAGAAACGAAGAATACTTTGCTGGTCCACGCCGGGGACGTTGTCGGTGCCAGCTCCCCTGTATCCTCGCTGCTTCAGGATGAACCAACCATCGAAATTTTAAACGAACTTGGCTTCGATGTAGGAACGGTAGGTAACCATGAATTCGATGAAGGCGTGGACGAGATGAAACGCCTTATTTATGGAGGGGAACACGAAGAAACCGGGGAGTTTGAAGGGGCTTCCTTCCCTTATACCGTGGCAAACGTGGTAGACGAAGATACTGGAGAAACGATTCTACCTCCATATGTGATTAAAAAGGTGAATGGCATCCCAATTGGATTTATCGGTGTCGTCACAACGGAAACACGAAACATCGTGCTTCCAAGTGGTATCGAAGGTGTAGAATTCACCGATGAAACAAATGCAATTAATGATGCGGCTCAGCAACTAAAAGAGCAAGGGGTGAAATCCATTGTCGTTCTTGCTCATGTGCCTGCTTCTTCCGAACAAGATGGCACTAATCCGTCGGGTGATGTCGTGGAATTCGCTCCCCACATCGACGATGAGGTCGATGTCATATTGGGCGGCCACAACCATGATTATGCCAATACCGTTGTCGACGACAAATTGATCGTTCAATCCTACTCCAGCGGTACTGCTTTTTCGGATATTGACTTAATGATTGATCCAAAAACGAAAGACATCGTTTCCAAAGAAGCAGCAATTGTTACGACTTATCATGACAGAATCGAACCTGATGAGCAAATTGCAGATATGGTCGATACTTATAAAAAAGACATCGAGGACTTGGTTGAGGAAGTAGTAGCAGAGACTTCTGAAGCCATTACAACCGGTCAGGATGAAAGCGGCGAATCAGCCCTCGGGAACCTGGTCGCAGATTCTCAGCGGGCTACCATGGGTTCGGACTTTGCTTTCATGAATCCAGGCGGAATCCGTGCTGATCTGGACGAAGGTCCGGTCACTTGGGGAGAGCTTTATACCATGCTTCCGTTCGGGAATAATCTGGTAAACATGACACTCACCGGAAATCAAATCAAGGCTGTTCTTGAACAGCAATGGGAAGATAATTCATCCACCATTCTACAAGTTTCCGGGCTGCAGTACACCTGGGAAGATGATGCTCCTATCGGTGAAAGAATTGTTGAGATGACAGATAACGAAGGAAACCCGATTGAACCAAGTCAAGCGTACACAGTTACAGTGAACAACTTTCTAGCGGAAGGCGGAGACGGATTTACCGTACTTACCGAAGGAACTAATCAAGTAACAGGTCCACTTGCTTTGGATGCAATGATTGCGTATTTGCAAGAACAAGAAGGGCCTATAGCAGCGCCGGAAGATGGGCGGATTGAGATTAAGTAGTTACGACTATGGTTTAATATCACACACAAAATATAATAGACGAAGTAGTGAAACAAGAAGAGCTGCCTTTTCCGAATGATAAGGGGAAAGGCAGCTTAGTTAATAAACTTATATAAATTGATCCAGATAAACTTCATAGTCTCTTCTCGGATGGACCTGTTTCATGATCACTTAGCTTTTACTTTGTTAGAATAGAATCCCCCAATGAAAAAATACCAAAACGATACTGCAGAAATTAAAAAGAGGAGCCGCACTTTTCCGGCCGATCAAACATTTCTGTCATCCATTACTCCTAAAAATTGTTTAATTCTTGAGAATGCTTCCGGGTCAAAGCCTTGCGCAAATGACCCTCCTTTACGCAATGCCTTTCCAAAATGATACTGAGAAGCGGAGACAACAGAATGAATGGGTTCGATATTAGCCTGCCCTAAACCAGACCCTGGCAAAATTGCGGGACCGTTAGTCGTTTCCGACAAGTTTACTAGTTTCTTCAAATTATCTTTCCCTGCTTCACAATTTGTTTCTCCACCTGAAGTCAAAATGCGCTTCACTTGTTGTTTGTAATGGAGCAAAGTGTGATATGCAGCCTCCTGAGACACAACTTCATCAAAGGCCCGGTGAAAGGTAATGTCTAATTTCGAATCTAGTTTAATTATTTCCGCCAGTGCCTTCTCGTCAATCGCATTATCCTTAGTTAACCCGCCAAATACGATTCGATTACTGCCCAAGCCCAGCACAGCTTTAATGTCCTCTAAAATAATTGCTATATCGGCTTCACTATAATAAAAATTATAGCTGTGTGGACGGATCATAACTTGCACGGGAACCTCCACAGCCTGCAGCACTTGTTTTATGGTGCCATAACTAGGTGTCAGACCGCCCTCACTGATAGCGGAAACCAACTCCAGCCGGTCAACACCTAAATATTCTGCTTGCTTCGCTTCCTCCGCATTCTGAACGATTACTTCGAATATCAGTTTCACTCACTCTCCTGTATGGCTTAGCTAAACGCACTCCTCTCCCATCAAGATATCTCCTATCACTTCAATAGGGTTAACTGAACACCTGTTTAATTCCAATATCACAAGGTATGAACACAGTCCTCCCCCGTTCTATTTTCCTGATTACCGACTTTTACCACGAGAATTAGATTTCGATTGCCCTCTTCTTTGTTCATCCGGTTGTTTTTTACTTGGGTTGGTCGGAGCAAAGTTCTTTTTTCTATGTTCTTCCGTCATGTTAATTCCTCCAGTTTCATAAGAATTTAATTCATCCCTAATGATCGAACCAATTCTTTTTATCGTAACCGGAGTGTGCTGATTTATTCAGATAATCACCTATACTATAAAGGAGCGGGGTAACTAGTGCCAGACTGCAAAGAGCCATAACCATTAAAGGTTTGGCTATTCAATTGATAAGG
Encoded proteins:
- a CDS encoding AbrB/MazE/SpoVT family DNA-binding domain-containing protein, producing the protein MKSTGVVRKLDQLGRIVIPMEVRRNLEIEEKDPVEIFVDEDKIVLQKYKPRKQCMITGEISEDNIVLPSGIVLSPKGMEILQEQIEENFPAKS
- a CDS encoding LysR family transcriptional regulator; this encodes MNIESLRMFCRVVDEGSISQAARSSYVTQPAVTRQIRQLENRYGTLLFDRTDGKLLLSDAGKTLYGYAKEIVELDNISYEAMQELIGVQASVLKVGASLTIGEYLLPGLLGNFKKQHEEIKFSLSIGNTPYILAKLEENEVDIALVESTVDNDNFKVRKFADDELILVTAHNHRWATRDYIDVQELVEEKMIWREKDSGTRLIVENALDDRGVLEGIQHAMELGSMQSIKSAVEADLGVSILPRLTVTKELKYKALREVTVKDFSIMRDLWIVQKQRRFKKSAETDFEEFLLY
- a CDS encoding formylglycine-generating enzyme family protein, coding for MAKETPNHHTCSCCAGSRTEIHESFQNKEEGTKSIVSAGAQVRYQEKMIYVPGGEYLMGTDDEEGFKTDGEGPVRKVEVSPFYMDSYTVTNEEFDAFVKETGYQTEAEKYGWSFVFYKFLPEKPSMAIQQLPSTPWWFAVEGAYWYQPEGPDSSIEDRMDHPVIHVSWNDAEAFCQWAGKRLPTEAEWEFAARGGLEQKRFPWGDELTPNREYRCNIWQGDFPKENTADDGYVGTAPAKSFPANGFGLYNVSGNVWEWCADWFDRSRDMEQLVNPTGPSKGTSKVMRGGSYLCHHSYCNRYRVAARSSNTIDSSTGNMGFRCVRDA
- a CDS encoding sulfite exporter TauE/SafE family protein; its protein translation is MDIMTGLLLLCIGIIAGGYGTIVGAGGGFIFVPALLLLFHMDPAVASASGLVIVLINSLSGVLGYAKQEKIIYKTGLTIGMSALPGSLAGVWLLQHFSSQYFYVVFATTLVALGLFLFSKNTPFPRKGVINKDGKKAYQEAGPTLEKDASVTQAASISNAQNTGASSGWFIPLGLVMGILSSYLGIGGGWLLVPILIYIFNVSTHFATATSLFSLCLYSSVGVISQFFYGNIDWMTVFWGGAGVIAGAQLGVLLSQRIPGRIIMQMLSILLVVIGVRMYFS
- a CDS encoding bifunctional metallophosphatase/5'-nucleotidase, translated to MWKKVLLAVLLSTSLFSTSVFAAPSENDHFKNRYKHVQLLGINDFHGQLDVYRDIAGRQAGGAEYLAAYLKKYEQETKNTLLVHAGDVVGASSPVSSLLQDEPTIEILNELGFDVGTVGNHEFDEGVDEMKRLIYGGEHEETGEFEGASFPYTVANVVDEDTGETILPPYVIKKVNGIPIGFIGVVTTETRNIVLPSGIEGVEFTDETNAINDAAQQLKEQGVKSIVVLAHVPASSEQDGTNPSGDVVEFAPHIDDEVDVILGGHNHDYANTVVDDKLIVQSYSSGTAFSDIDLMIDPKTKDIVSKEAAIVTTYHDRIEPDEQIADMVDTYKKDIEDLVEEVVAETSEAITTGQDESGESALGNLVADSQRATMGSDFAFMNPGGIRADLDEGPVTWGELYTMLPFGNNLVNMTLTGNQIKAVLEQQWEDNSSTILQVSGLQYTWEDDAPIGERIVEMTDNEGNPIEPSQAYTVTVNNFLAEGGDGFTVLTEGTNQVTGPLALDAMIAYLQEQEGPIAAPEDGRIEIK
- a CDS encoding copper homeostasis protein CutC, with amino-acid sequence MKLIFEVIVQNAEEAKQAEYLGVDRLELVSAISEGGLTPSYGTIKQVLQAVEVPVQVMIRPHSYNFYYSEADIAIILEDIKAVLGLGSNRIVFGGLTKDNAIDEKALAEIIKLDSKLDITFHRAFDEVVSQEAAYHTLLHYKQQVKRILTSGGETNCEAGKDNLKKLVNLSETTNGPAILPGSGLGQANIEPIHSVVSASQYHFGKALRKGGSFAQGFDPEAFSRIKQFLGVMDDRNV